Proteins encoded by one window of Metamycoplasma subdolum:
- the rsmG gene encoding 16S rRNA (guanine(527)-N(7))-methyltransferase RsmG, whose product MITSEQIKNNLKNYLPFLNNEALEKLEAYYFLIEEENQKYNLTGFKDEKLLNEGIIESILTFKFINENILNLSEKEVLDIGAGAGFPTVPYLLINPTFNLTIYEALNKRVNFLNLVKEKLNLKNLEIKHIRCEESKEINKFDFITARAVAELHVLMEISHHVAKIGATFCFLKSKNFLDEVLNSNFITKKLRANFTFFNLEKYFEKENILVTYTKESETPQGIPRKWNQIK is encoded by the coding sequence ATGATTACATCAGAACAAATAAAAAATAATTTAAAAAATTATTTGCCTTTCTTAAATAATGAAGCTTTGGAGAAACTTGAAGCTTATTATTTTTTAATTGAAGAAGAAAATCAGAAGTATAACTTGACAGGTTTTAAGGATGAAAAACTTTTAAATGAAGGAATAATTGAATCAATTTTAACTTTCAAATTTATAAATGAAAATATTCTTAATTTAAGCGAAAAAGAAGTTTTAGACATTGGAGCAGGGGCTGGGTTTCCAACAGTTCCTTATCTTTTAATAAATCCTACTTTTAACCTCACAATTTATGAAGCATTAAATAAAAGAGTTAATTTTTTAAATTTAGTTAAAGAAAAATTAAATCTTAAAAATTTAGAAATCAAACATATTAGATGTGAAGAATCCAAAGAAATAAACAAATTTGATTTTATTACAGCAAGAGCAGTTGCTGAACTTCATGTTTTGATGGAAATTAGCCATCATGTTGCCAAAATCGGAGCAACTTTCTGTTTCTTAAAATCAAAAAATTTCTTAGACGAAGTTTTAAATTCAAATTTTATAACTAAAAAATTAAGAGCAAATTTTACTTTTTTTAATTTAGAAAAATACTTTGAAAAAGAAAATATTTTAGTCACTTATACAAAAGAAAGTGAAACTCCTCAAGGTATTCCTCGCAAGTGAAATCAGATAAAATAA
- a CDS encoding ribose-phosphate pyrophosphokinase, whose translation MQDTKKKNVVIFGMDNSWDLAVEIGKKIDREVNSIQKTTFADGEVLLQSNFTVRNKNVFIVCHTAKPVNDNIMSLLVFIDSLKRASANTINVVITYYGYARQDRKVSGRQPISAKLVADLLSTAGATKIITVDLHNPSIQGFFDIPVDDLGGQFIFTNELRKRKEKFVIVSPDHGGAVRARQLSELLENDEEIAIIDKRRTGPNKSEILGVLGNVKDKNVIIFDDIIDTGGTIINAAMALKKQGAKKIIIAATHGLFSRGFEMFENNEIIDEVMITNSTGIKNTGEYKKLKILSMADFLGRVIEANINKSSVTEVYYDYIRTNKK comes from the coding sequence ATGCAAGATACCAAAAAGAAAAATGTTGTTATTTTCGGAATGGACAACTCTTGAGATTTAGCAGTTGAAATTGGGAAAAAGATTGATCGCGAAGTTAATTCAATCCAAAAAACAACTTTTGCCGATGGTGAAGTACTTTTACAATCTAACTTTACAGTTAGAAATAAAAATGTTTTTATCGTTTGTCACACTGCAAAACCAGTTAATGACAACATAATGAGCCTTCTTGTTTTTATAGACTCATTAAAAAGAGCAAGTGCAAATACTATTAACGTTGTTATTACTTACTATGGATATGCAAGACAAGACCGCAAGGTTTCAGGAAGACAACCTATTAGTGCAAAATTAGTTGCTGATTTATTATCAACAGCAGGGGCTACAAAAATTATCACAGTAGATCTTCACAACCCTTCAATTCAAGGTTTTTTCGATATTCCTGTTGATGATTTGGGTGGTCAGTTCATTTTTACAAATGAACTTAGAAAAAGAAAAGAAAAATTTGTCATTGTTTCACCTGACCACGGTGGTGCTGTTAGAGCAAGACAACTTTCTGAACTTTTAGAAAATGATGAAGAAATTGCCATCATTGACAAACGCCGTACTGGACCAAACAAAAGTGAAATTCTTGGTGTTTTAGGTAATGTTAAAGATAAAAATGTAATTATTTTCGATGACATTATTGATACAGGTGGAACTATTATTAATGCGGCGATGGCCCTTAAAAAACAAGGTGCAAAAAAAATTATTATCGCTGCAACACACGGGCTTTTTTCACGTGGTTTTGAAATGTTTGAAAACAATGAAATTATTGATGAAGTAATGATCACAAACTCAACTGGAATAAAAAATACTGGTGAATACAAAAAACTTAAAATTCTTTCAATGGCTGACTTTTTAGGTAGAGTTATTGAAGCAAATATAAATAAATCATCAGTTACAGAAGTTTATTATGATTACATCAGAACAAATAAAAAATAA
- a CDS encoding Smr/MutS family protein: protein MSEYFVKKIDLHGLSVSQATAKVLNALFEFNEDSYLDFLDIMVGNGTGALKLQVETLLEEEGYSFTYLNQTHSLIRVKK from the coding sequence ATGAGCGAATATTTTGTTAAAAAAATTGACCTTCATGGTCTTAGCGTATCACAAGCAACTGCAAAAGTTTTGAATGCACTTTTTGAATTTAATGAAGATTCTTATCTTGATTTTTTAGATATCATGGTTGGAAATGGAACTGGTGCTTTAAAACTTCAAGTTGAAACTTTACTTGAAGAAGAAGGCTACTCTTTTACTTATTTAAATCAGACGCATTCTCTTATTAGAGTTAAAAAATAG
- a CDS encoding ATP-binding cassette domain-containing protein, which produces MEKILSFNDYEGTYKNSNELVLEGINLDIFAGKMVAIIGQSGAGKSTLFAAILNQLSIKKGDLFIEGKSIQKMSKKDYKNFLQTVGYLTQGDDLVSTDTVFKNVYREVKLSNNFFVNLFNLDWKKKQKHVLEILEKLNIFDKAFSLVSELSGGQKHRVQIARLLTNKKKLILADEPTTGLDIILSQEVIDLLKKVNEENHATVLVTLHDLNLLENNFEDYVAIREGKILKQGKVEEITKEFIEELYKK; this is translated from the coding sequence ATGGAAAAAATTCTTTCATTTAATGACTATGAAGGTACTTACAAAAACTCAAATGAGCTTGTTTTAGAAGGTATTAATTTAGATATTTTTGCAGGCAAAATGGTTGCAATTATTGGACAAAGTGGGGCAGGAAAAAGTACGCTTTTTGCCGCAATTTTAAATCAACTTTCTATTAAAAAGGGGGATCTTTTTATAGAAGGAAAATCTATTCAAAAAATGAGCAAAAAAGATTATAAAAATTTCCTTCAAACTGTTGGATATTTGACTCAAGGAGATGATTTAGTTTCAACAGATACTGTATTTAAAAATGTATATCGTGAGGTAAAACTTTCTAATAATTTCTTTGTTAATTTATTTAATTTGGATTGAAAAAAGAAGCAAAAACATGTACTTGAAATTTTAGAAAAACTTAACATCTTTGATAAAGCATTTAGCCTTGTAAGCGAACTTTCAGGTGGTCAAAAACATAGGGTACAAATTGCAAGACTTTTAACAAATAAAAAGAAACTTATTTTAGCAGATGAACCTACTACTGGACTTGACATAATTTTGAGTCAAGAGGTTATTGATTTACTTAAAAAAGTTAACGAAGAAAATCATGCAACAGTGTTAGTAACACTTCATGATTTAAACCTACTTGAAAATAATTTTGAAGACTATGTTGCTATTAGAGAAGGTAAGATTTTAAAGCAGGGAAAAGTGGAAGAAATTACGAAAGAATTTATAGAAGAACTTTACAAGAAGTAG
- the mgtA gene encoding magnesium-translocating P-type ATPase gives MNLLRQNHRSKIIAEQRLLETKKRLVESSETGTQEILKKYNSSLNGINSEETINDNRNEYGKNILSKKGADNVGKRLFRSFFNPFNIILVILAIISIIVDIILAPAGEKNYLTMSIIFAMVIISSIIHFIQEQKSATSANKLIEIIETTSLVERDGVLKEIPLDEIVVGDIIHLAAGDIIPADVRILQAKDLFVSQSSLTGESEPLEKFAEIDPNKNYDNVTDRPNLAFLGSNIISGSAKAVVVVVGDETYLGRVAAKVNEKQVPTNFEKGIRKISIMLTIIMAVVIPIVFLIVGLTTKHDGLQSPWIKALLFGVSIAVGLTPEMLPMIMISCLSKGAIAMGKQKTIIKNIKSIQNFGAMDILCTDKTGTITQDKVILERHLDVTGKEDSYVLKHAFLNSYYQTGLKNLLDKSIIQKTLELAEEDLSLDNLELHYEKIDEVPFDFHRKRMSVLVRSLKNNSVKMITKGAVEEIIHCCDTIYLDGKVQKLDKKVIKKVLAKVEEFSEEGMRVIAIATKKDSSPVGKFSVEDEKNMTLVGYLTFLDPPKDSAEDAIQQLHNLGVEVKILTGDNPLVTKAVCTKVKIPHERILLGKDLINMSDEELSIEVERTQIFAKLSPDQKARIINVLRKNGHVVGYMGDGINDAPAMKVADVSISVDTAVDIAKETANIILLEKDLNVLATGIKEGRKTHANINKYVKMTVSSNFGNIVSIILASIILPFIPLMPVQVIFLNLIYDLCCGSIPWDNVDSEFIKSPKKWEYKSILRFMLWFGPVSSIVDIMAFMILYYVVVPNQVGSQYKAIAETNKTLIKEFQKLFWTGWLVTSMWTQVIVLHFLRTDRIPVIKSNASWALSVMSIGGLVIVTAAPYIPKLNEGLILKALQPIFYAWLALFLATYIILLMIVKLIYRKIYKQFL, from the coding sequence ATGAATTTATTACGTCAAAATCACAGATCAAAAATAATAGCTGAACAAAGGCTTTTAGAAACTAAAAAAAGATTAGTTGAATCTAGTGAAACAGGCACTCAAGAAATATTAAAAAAATATAATAGCTCACTTAACGGAATTAATAGCGAGGAAACTATTAATGACAATAGAAATGAGTATGGTAAAAACATACTTTCAAAAAAAGGTGCGGATAATGTTGGTAAAAGACTTTTCCGTTCTTTCTTTAATCCATTTAATATCATTTTAGTAATACTAGCAATTATTTCAATTATTGTAGACATAATTTTAGCTCCTGCGGGGGAGAAAAATTATTTAACAATGTCAATCATTTTTGCTATGGTAATTATTAGCTCAATTATTCATTTTATTCAAGAGCAGAAATCTGCCACAAGTGCAAATAAATTAATTGAAATTATTGAGACAACTTCATTGGTTGAAAGAGACGGAGTTTTAAAAGAAATTCCTCTTGATGAAATTGTTGTTGGCGATATTATTCACTTAGCAGCGGGCGACATTATTCCTGCTGATGTAAGAATTTTACAAGCAAAAGACTTATTCGTAAGTCAATCTTCTTTAACAGGCGAAAGTGAACCACTTGAAAAGTTTGCAGAAATTGATCCTAATAAAAATTATGATAATGTAACAGATCGTCCGAACTTAGCTTTTTTAGGATCAAACATTATTTCAGGATCTGCAAAAGCTGTAGTTGTTGTAGTCGGAGATGAAACTTATTTAGGTAGAGTTGCCGCCAAAGTTAATGAAAAGCAAGTACCTACTAATTTTGAAAAGGGAATTAGAAAAATTTCAATCATGCTTACTATTATTATGGCAGTTGTAATTCCTATTGTTTTTCTAATAGTGGGTCTAACTACAAAGCATGATGGACTTCAAAGTCCTTGAATTAAAGCACTTTTATTTGGAGTTTCAATTGCGGTTGGGCTAACGCCTGAAATGCTTCCAATGATAATGATAAGTTGTCTCTCAAAAGGTGCCATTGCCATGGGGAAACAAAAAACTATTATTAAAAATATAAAATCTATTCAAAATTTTGGTGCCATGGATATTCTTTGCACCGATAAAACTGGAACAATCACTCAAGACAAAGTTATTTTAGAACGTCATCTTGATGTTACTGGCAAAGAAGATAGTTATGTTCTAAAACACGCCTTTTTAAATTCATATTATCAAACTGGACTTAAAAATTTACTTGATAAATCAATTATTCAAAAAACACTTGAACTTGCTGAAGAAGATTTAAGTCTAGATAATCTTGAACTTCATTATGAAAAAATTGACGAAGTTCCTTTCGATTTTCATCGAAAGAGAATGTCAGTACTAGTGCGTTCTTTAAAAAATAATAGTGTAAAGATGATTACCAAAGGTGCGGTGGAAGAAATAATTCACTGTTGTGACACTATATATTTAGATGGAAAAGTGCAAAAACTTGATAAAAAAGTAATTAAAAAAGTTTTAGCTAAAGTTGAAGAATTTTCTGAAGAAGGAATGAGAGTTATTGCTATTGCAACTAAAAAAGATTCATCACCAGTTGGGAAATTCTCAGTTGAAGATGAAAAAAACATGACTTTAGTAGGATATTTGACTTTCTTAGATCCTCCAAAAGATTCTGCTGAAGATGCAATTCAACAACTTCATAATTTAGGTGTAGAAGTTAAGATTTTAACTGGTGATAATCCTTTAGTAACTAAAGCAGTCTGCACCAAAGTTAAGATTCCTCACGAAAGGATTTTGCTTGGTAAAGATTTAATAAATATGAGTGATGAAGAACTTTCAATAGAAGTTGAAAGAACACAAATTTTTGCAAAACTTTCACCTGATCAAAAAGCAAGAATAATTAATGTTTTAAGAAAGAATGGTCATGTTGTTGGTTATATGGGCGATGGAATTAATGACGCTCCTGCTATGAAAGTTGCTGATGTTTCAATATCAGTTGACACTGCAGTTGATATTGCAAAAGAAACGGCAAATATTATTCTTTTAGAAAAAGATTTAAACGTTCTTGCGACTGGAATAAAAGAAGGAAGAAAAACACATGCAAATATTAATAAATATGTAAAAATGACAGTTTCTTCTAACTTTGGAAATATAGTTTCAATAATACTTGCATCAATAATATTGCCATTTATTCCATTGATGCCTGTTCAAGTTATTTTCTTGAATTTAATTTACGATTTATGTTGCGGATCAATTCCTTGAGATAATGTCGATAGTGAATTTATAAAATCGCCGAAAAAATGAGAATATAAATCAATTCTACGGTTTATGCTTTGGTTTGGGCCTGTATCTTCAATAGTTGATATTATGGCATTTATGATTCTTTATTATGTAGTCGTTCCAAACCAAGTTGGATCACAATACAAAGCAATTGCAGAAACGAATAAAACTCTAATTAAAGAGTTTCAAAAATTATTCTGAACTGGTTGATTAGTAACAAGCATGTGAACTCAAGTTATAGTGCTTCATTTCCTAAGAACTGATAGAATACCTGTTATAAAATCAAATGCTTCATGAGCTCTTAGCGTAATGAGCATTGGTGGTTTGGTTATAGTAACTGCTGCGCCTTATATACCTAAATTAAATGAAGGATTAATCTTAAAAGCACTCCAACCAATCTTCTATGCTTGACTAGCACTTTTCTTAGCAACTTATATCATTTTGCTTATGATTGTCAAACTTATTTATAGAAAAATTTATAAACAATTTTTATAG